A genomic region of Phragmites australis chromosome 2, lpPhrAust1.1, whole genome shotgun sequence contains the following coding sequences:
- the LOC133908424 gene encoding uncharacterized protein LOC133908424 isoform X2, with translation MANTRSGGAPRDGALGETASASGTSSSPANARENRNSSAGDPTHTQTSNLRRSTRETKGKNKSNVATPTPSTTPSHRSTRATREATPIYLSKKSKGAPDSTGNTVTTRKSTRVKNTDVSPSPASKDSNGTATPMSASKMSAKRQIDVQNSDKDNLNDAETVSRLSKKQKRLSTKTYIAMFSPTEEQADSSVLASLREEKENASKVQLEDDGAVLVYEESDAYEQANLELSSVAANKVLEGHSSDSHEMREVILERDELKIGSHQSDLISESHMPTETCSLNKAVDSILMMEAGEQTAGDSNQNSLPELLHRPCTTAHHEETNKTIEGGDSIGIQGAHTSRKTEAIQCDETEYNNYICVGCKSRTNSDILKWLDSLEEGTSFKGCCAFFRSCDGKGCKRHYHLSCMDPPLECVSPGIWLCIICTKKRIQFGVYSVSEGIESLWDVKEGTHNSKQYFVKYKNLSHAHNRWVSESDIVDSTPQGRDLISKFSKRIHKEKAIRWKQEWAEPHRLLKKRSLMSPKEAEEFFTLLGDKFAYCNVEWLVKWKDLGYEHATWELETSSFLCTPEAEELKWSYENRHEAARRASDHAKIDKVKEGVFQKLQRLPDGCPPGLDDDNLSSLNQLREFWYNSRGAIFIDDQERVIKTILFVMSILPDIRRPLLIVSTSASLSLWEAKFNRLAASINVVVYNGEKDIRKSIQDLEFYDNESVMLQVLLSHPDAILEDIEAMERISWEAVTVDDCQNSKVSKCLEQLKQLPTNFRMVLLSSPLKENIPEYINLLSFLNPEENDILGLSNGDSSDTVGTLAVLKAKLAHYVAFERKADSSKFWEYWVPARLSQVQLEMYCSTLLSNSPALRSHSKTDSVGALRNILVSLRKCCDHPYLVDLTLQSSLTKGHPVTDILDIGVHSSGKLLLLDKMLQKIRTKGLRVLILSQSGGGSGNPMGDILDDFIRQRFGYESYERVERGLLLQKKQTAMNMFNDKTKGRFIFLIDSRACVPSIKLSSVDAIIIYGSDWNPVNDLRALQRISLESQSEHVPIFRLYSSCTVEEKALVLAKHDHILDSNILNITPSLSHCLLSWGASFLFNRLEEFQNHNNSSKGSDGDKLFMNNVVLEFLTKLSTKVVVGSKMDNGVISQAHLRGSFYSRDIVVVGEREGISSLDGDLPKFCAYWLNLLNGMSPRWQHISEPAQRSRRKMQNLEDQLKNIEEQSKAPAEETDEARMKRRKIGEIMDSSMKVPPGKNKDSLLSENNTSSHQISVDDTWQELETNNLHGTQKGLHVQLKPELLKLYKLLELPESIKSLCEELLDYILKNHQVSQEPKGILHAFNIALCWRAASILKHKVNHRESLTLAVKNLNYECNEELAEFVYEKLRILKKKFARRVGETSKQSQPTSASNISPCEQEISTKSRNVESIPSQATSVAGNFENGSHQEASGHLWTEEMVPGEKELPSDPGTCREKHLSRDELLSRIMDKRIKLVDKVFSLRGKSIQDKHSNEVSLLDMCRQKEVTKLRVACTLVVEHLRRSRSHINQEDRDGKIKLIIEWFTMLLYAFLEHMRCQRNKLDMQQSAAWTKESQLKEKFLQAVKSGQLDHTFDQHIPLPDSDFVMEEFSHFSEEVGSCHVHAASSAPQSFNDNSAMEITLVRSANASEVTTTEEARNGPAEILIQGPTSEVVGLSVNRIRSISDGIDSQGDASLAVQHSLSSSPLVDNSVTQECSGGYHRSTELVEGESIISSPMQGGSQHLCDAAMEVNAENSYTAVVDSPHLHAADLTAPSSQATLPVSREVETRPNLVIRSAQQSLAPSPLWQGEPEQTDLSGIASAQPLQSDRQRSIPVSNNLLERAQSDQGQSSHQTDATPGPAQSAQLFPVASMMFNHPPIDDEPLKNELHKLKLHMDTLNKIHELKKSQLRMECSQEIEKVKRKYDLLIEEHDATHLQQKKTLNEIYEKVHRNQSLAEDFRAKFISPSAGQAKAYSPQARQTPQASQQVPVRPSVAGSSASPIASSSACRPPVPRLRVQPPQVDRPSSSLSHVSPSLSPSSLAGQSAPLIPGNLFRATSAPVSHMPPPRGSYGVQSELAPRAPAPHLQFRSPRSHSMPPGNQKQQLPTRLEATSSRTQFAPVTHATTSLSSSQPVLPANPSASDSHPVLLATSGTSSLHSVLPATSSPSSLHRVFPASLLPSGSSPSHLAHVPPTPNPALQAMTPPGLNMPCTTSAASSALLAGRRLGPSISSGGMQSADSGSLSLDAWLTASLGLSSASPSVGAPTNVVCLSDDESD, from the exons ATGGCAAATACCCGATCAGGAGGGGCGCCCAGAGACGGAGCACTCGGAGAAACTGCCTCTGCTTctggcacctcctcctcccccgccaATGCCAGGGAGAACAGGAACTCATCCGCGGGTGACCCAACCCACACGCAGACATCGAACCTTAGGAGGTCCACTCGGGAAACAAAAGGGAAGAATAAATCTAATGTAGCCACTCCTACCCCATCCACAACACCCTCGCATAGATCTACTAGGGCCACCAGGGAAGCTACCCCCATATACTTATCAAAGAAATCAAAAGGGGCACCAGACTCAACAGGGAACACTGTTACCACAAGAAAGTCCACCAGAGTTAAGAACACCGATGTTTCACCTTCTCCTGCTTCAAAAGATTCAAATGGAACAGCTACCCCAATGTCTGCCTCCAAGATGTCCGCAAAAAGACAAATTGATGTACAAAACTCAGACAAGGATAATCTTAATGACGCTGAGACTGTTAGCAGGCTGTCCAAGAAGCAGAAAAGATTGAGCACAAAGACCTATATAGCAATGTTCAGTCCAACAGAAGAACAAGCGGATTCCTCAG TGCTTGCTTCTCttagagaggaaaaggaaaatgCTTCCAAGGTGCAACTGGAAGATGATGGTGCTGTTTTGGTGTATGAAGAAAGTGATGCATATGAGCAAGCCAACCTGGAACTTTCAAGTGTGGCTGCTAACAAGGTTTTGGAAGGTCACTCTTCTGACTCGCACGAAATGCGAGAGGTGATATTGGAGAGAGATGAGTTGAAGATCGGATCTCATCAGTCTGATCTCATTTCAGAG TCACATATGCCTACTGAGACATGCTCACTAAATAAGGCGGTTGATAGCATCCTCATGATGGAAGCTGGAGAGCAAACTGCTGGTGATTCAAA CCAAAATTCTCTACCAGAATTGCTACATAGGCCTTGCACTACAGCTCATCATGAAGAG ACCAACAAGACAATCGAAGGTGGTGATTCCATTGGGATTCAAGGGGCTCATACTTCAAGGAAGACTGAAGCTATCCAATGTGATGAAACAGAGTACAACAACTACATATGTGTTGGTTGCAAAAGCAGGACAAATTCAGATATTCTGAA ATGGCTGGATTCATTGGAAGAAGGAACATCCTTTAAAGGTTGCTGTGCATTTTTTAG GTCTTGTGATGGAAAAGGTTGTAAACGACATTACCATCTTTCTTGTATGGATCCTCCCTTGGAATGTGTATCGCCAGGGATATGGCTTTGCATCATATGTACAAAAAAGAGGATCCAGTTTGGTGTATATTCAGTCAGTGAGGGAATTGAATCTTTGTGGGATGTTAAGGAGG GAACCCATAACAGCAAGCAATATTTTGTGAAGTACAAGAATCTATCTCATGCACATAATCGGTGGGTTTCAGAAAGTGATATAGTTGATAGCACCCCGCAAGGTCGTGATCTTATCTCCAAATTTAGTAAGAGGATCCATAAAGAAAAG GCAATAAGGTGGAAGCAAGAATGGGCTGAACCACACCGCCTGTTGAAGAAAAGATCACTTATGTCTCCAAAAGAAGCTGAAGAGTTTTTTACTTTACTTGGTGATAAATTTGCATATTGTAATGTCGAATGGCTAGTGAAATGGAAGGATCTGGGCTATGAGCATGCAACATGGGAACTTGAGACTTCATCATTTTTATGTACACCTGAGGCTGAGGAGCTCAAATGGAGCTATGAGAACCGCCATGAAGCTGCAAGAAGAGCTTCTGATCATGCGAAAATAGACAAG GTTAAGGAAGGCGTGTTTCAGAAACTTCAGAGACTGCCAGATGGTTGCCCCCCTGGTTTAGATGACGATAATTTGAGTTCGCTTAATCAGCTTCGCGAGTTCTGGTACAATTCTCGCGGTGCTATTTTCATCGATGATCAG GAGCGAGTAATTAAGACCATTCTTTTTGTGATGTCCATACTGCCTGATATCCGCCGACCACTCCTCATTGTCTCTACTTCTGCTTCTCTCTCGCTGTGGGAGGCTAAGTTCAATCGCTTGGCAGCATCCATCAACGTTGTTGTGTACAATGGGGAGAAAGACATACGCAAATCAATTCAAGATTTGGAGTTTTATGATAATGAGTCTGTGATGTTGCAAGTTCTCTTGTCCCACCCTGATGCTATCTTAGAG GACATTGAAGCCATGGAGCGCATTAGTTGGGAGGCAGTTACGGTTGATGATTGTCAAAACTCAAAAGTTTCAAAATGCCTTGAACAACTTAAGCAACTTCCTACCAATTTTAGGATGGTTCTTTTGAGTTCCCCTCTTAAG GAAAATATTCCCGAGTACATCAATCTTCTGTCTTTCCTCAACCCTGAAGAAAATGATATCTTGGGTCTTTCAAATGGTGATTCTAGTGATACAGTGGGCACCCTAGCGGTGCTGAAAGCAAAACTTGCACATTATGTCGCATTTGAGCGGAAGGCAGATTCTTCAAAATTTTGGGAGTATTGGGTTCCTGCTCGCCTTTCACAAGTGCAACTAGAGATGTATTGTTCCACTTTACTATCAAACTCCCCAGCACTCCGATCACATTCAAAAACAGATAGCGTTGGTGCTCTTCGGAACATTCTTGTATCCCTCCGGAAG TGCTGTGACCACccttatcttgttgatttaacACTGCAAAGCTCACTTACCAAGGGTCACCCTGTAACTGATATCCTAGATATTGGAGTGCATTCAAGTGGCAAGTTGCTGTTGCTTGATAAAATGCTCCAAAAGATCAGGACTAAAGGGCTGAGAGTTCTTATTCTTTCTCAG TCTGGTGGTGGTTCTGGCAACCCTATGGGTGACATTTTGGATGATTTTATCCGTCAAAGATTCGGCTATGAGTCATACGAACGTGTCGAACGTGGTTTGCTACTGCAAAAGAAACAGACAGCAATGAATATGTTCAATGACAAAACAAAGGGGcgatttatttttttgattgaTAGTCGTGCATGTGTTCCAAGCATTAAGCTATCATCTGTTGATGCCATCATCATATATGGCAGTGATTGGAATCCTGTGAATGACTTGAGAGCTCTTCAGAGGATCAGCCTAGAGTCACAATCTGAACATGTGCCTATTTTTCGTTTGTATTCGTCTTGTACAGTGGAGGAAAAGGCTCTTGTTCTTGCAAAGCATGATCATATTCTGGATAGCAATATCCTGAATATAACCCCTAGCCTGAGCCATTGCCTGCTCAGTTGGGGCGCATCATTTCTCTTCAATAGACTTGAGGAATTCCAGAACCATAACAACTCAAGTAAAGGTTCTGATGGTGACAAACTGTTCATGAATAATGTAGTTTTGGAGTTTTTAACAAAATTATCCACCAAGGTTGTAGTCGGCAGTAAAATGGACAATGGAGTCATATCACAAGCTCATCTGCGTGGATCTTTTTATTCTAGAGACATTGTTGTCGTAGGTGAGAGGGAGGGGATCTCTTCACTTGATGGTGATCTGCCAAAGTTCTGCGCCTACTGGTTAAATTTGCTTAATGGGATGTCTCCTCGTTGGCAACATATATCTGAGCCAGCACAAAGAAGCCGTAGAAAGATGCAAAACTTGGAAGatcaattgaaaaatattgaaGAACAATCGAAAGCACCTGCTGAAGAAACTGATGAAGCCAGAATGAAACGCAGAAAAATTGGTGAAATCATGGATTCATCTATGAAAGTTCCACCTGGCAAAAACAAAGACAGTCTATTGTCCGAAAACAATACCAGTTCTCATCAAATATCAGTTGATGACACATGGCAGGAACTAG AGACAAACAACCTTCATGGCACACAAAAAGGTCTTCACGTTCAACTAAAGCCAGAGCTGTTGAAGTTATATAAATTGCTGGAATTGCCG GAGAGCATTAAATCCTTATGTGAGGAACTCCTTGACTATATTTTGAAGAATCACCAAGTCAGCCAGGAGCCAAAGGGCATACTGCATGCATTCAATATAGCTCTG TGTTGGCGTGCTGCTTCTATCTTAAAGCATAAGGTCAATCATAGGGAATCACTCACCCTTGCTGTAAAAAACTTAAACTATGAGTGCAATGAAGAGCTCGCTGAGTTTGTATATGAGAAGCTTAGGATCCTAAAGAAGAAGTTTGCACGTAGAGTGGGcgaaacaagcaagcaaagtcAACCAACTTCAGCAAGCAACATATCACCTTGCGAACAGGAGATTTCAACTAAATCGAGAAATGTTGAATCAATCCCCAGCCAGGCAACTTCTGTTGCTGGTAATTTTGAAAATGGTTCACATCAAGAGGCTTCAGGTCATTTGTGGACTGAGGAGATGGTTCCAGGAGAGAAAGAACTGCCATCTGATCCAGGAACTTGTAGAGAGAAACATTTATCGAGGGATGAACTTCTTAGTAGAATCATGGACAAAAGAATTAAATTAGTTGATAAAGTTTTTTCCTTAAGAGGAAAGAGTATCCAGGATAAGCACTCAAATGAGGTCTCATTGTTAGATATGTGCAGGCAAAAGGAAGTGACAAAACTCAGAGTAGCATGTACTTTAGTTGTGGAACATCTTCGTAGAAGTCGAAGTCACATTAATCAAGAGGATAGGGATGGGAAAATAAAGCTAATAATTGAATGGTTTACTATGCTTCTATATGCATTTTTGGAGCACATGAGATGCCAACGTAACAAGCTGGATATGCAGCAGTCAGCTGCCTGGACCAAGGAGTCTCAATTGAAGGAGAAATTCCTTCAGGCAGTGAAATCCGGCCAATTAGATCATACTTTTGATCAACACATTCCTTTACCAGATTCAGACTTTGTTATGGAGGAATTCAGCCACTTCAGTGAAGAAGTTGGTAGCTGTCATGTTCATGCAGCTTCCTCGGCACCGCAATCTTTCAATGATAACTCAGCAATGGAAATTACGTTGGTTCGAAGTGCAAATGCATCTGAAGTTACCACTACAGAAGAAGCGAGAAATGGACCTGCTGAAATTCTTATCCAAGGGCCAACATCAGAAGTTGTTGGTTTGTCAGTGAATAGGATCCGCAGTATATCTGATGGCATTGACTCACAAGGAGATGCATCTCTGGCTGTTCAACATTCATTGAGCAGTAGTCCTTTAGTTGACAACTCAGTCACCCAG gAATGTTCAGGCGGTTACCATAGAAGTACTGAACTTGTTGAGGGAGAGAGTATTATCAGCTCACCGATGCAGGGTGGAAGTCAACATTTATGTGATGCTGCAATGGAAGTTAACGCCGAAAATAGTTACACTGCTGTTGTAGATTCACCTCACTTGCATGCAGCAGATTTGACTGCTCCTTCCAGCCAGGCTACATTGCCTGTGTCTAGAGAAGTTGAAACACGGCCCAATCTTGTAATTCGGTCTGCACAACAGAGTTTAGCACCATCACCACTTTGGCAAGGAGAACCAGAACAAACAGACCTGTCTGGTATAGCATCAGCTCAACCTTTGCAATCTGATAGGCAGCGATCAATCCCAGTGTCCAATAATCTGCTTGAAAGAGCACAATCTGATCAGGGTCAATCAAGTCATCAGACAGATGCTACACCTGGTCCTGCACAGTCAGCACAACTCTTTCCAGTGGCATCAATGATGTTTAATCACCCACCAATTGATGATGAGCCACTGAAAAATGAGTTGCACAAATTAAAATTACACATGGATACACTCAATAAAATCCATGAACTGAAG AAATCACAACTTCGGATGGAGTGTAGCCAAGAAATAGAGAAGGTCAAACGAAAATATGATTTGTTAATTGAAGAACATGACGCCACTCATCTTCAGCAAAAGAAGACACTCAATGAAATTTATGAGAAAGTTCACCGTAACCAATCACTGGCTGAGGATTTTCGGGCCAAATTCATATCACCATCTGCAGGACAAG CAAAGGCCTATAGCCCTCAAGCTCGTCAGACACCTCAGGCTTCTCAGCAAGTACCAGTGAGGCCTTCAGTGGCGGGATCCTCAGCATCACCAATTGCCTCGTCATCAGCTTGTCGACCGCCAGTACCAAGGCTTAGAGTCCAACCACCGCAGGTGGATCGACCATCATCATCGTTGTCACATGTTTCTCCTTCGTTGTCGCCGTCTTCACTAGCGGGCCAATCTGCCCCGTTGATACCAGGCAATCTTTTCAGAGCAACATCAGCGCCTGTTAGCCACATGCCTCCACCACGTGGTAGCTATGGAGTACAGAGCGAATTGGCTCCTCGCGCACCTGCTCCTCATCTCCAATTCAGGTCGCCACGGTCACATTCCATGCCACCTGGAAATCAGAAGCAGCAGCTTCCAACTAGGCTGGAGGCGACATCTTCAAGGACACAGTTTGCTCCTGTGACCCATGCGACCACATCGCTGTCAAGCTCTCAACCAGTCCTGCCGGCAAATCCATCCGCATCAGATTCACATCCAGTTCTCCTGGCAACCTCAGGCACGTCAAGTTTACATTCAGTCCTcccagcaacctcatcgccgTCAAGTTTGCATCGAGTTTTCCCAGCATCCTTGCTGCCATCAGGTTCAAGTCCAAGTCACCTGGCACATGTGCCACCAACTCCAAACCCTGCTCTACAAGCGATGACACCACCGGGTTTGAATATGCCTTGCACGACCTCAGCTGCATCGAGTGCACTGCTGGCAGGTAGGCGTCTGGGCCCTTCTATCTCATCAGGAGGAATGCAGTCAGCAGATTCTGGATCACTATCATTGGATGCATGGCTTACAGCGAGTCTTGGGTTGAGCAGTGCTTCCCCTAGCGTGGGGGCTCCTACGAATGTGGTGTGTTTGTCTGATGATGAATCAGACTAA